In Opitutaceae bacterium TAV5, one genomic interval encodes:
- a CDS encoding glucose sorbosone dehydrogenase — protein MIQPTMTIPPARRRLLASVIALPFLFFCAALLPAVRADATPPDTIPPFTLSKGRDVTRLYAQLCANCHGEDLRGNKTDSLLDDHWKYVDGSDDAAIAAVIRDGLPRSGMPGFAATLNEAEVLGLVVLIRETARRSVDPVPQRASALPEGVQHSERHAWRFESVAEGRDVPWGIAFLPDGRLLFTERTGKLYQLPPGATAATASPVEITGIPRVWVRDEGGLMAVVPHPDYAHNGWIYLTLSDPGDNDTGMTKIVRGRIRDGRWTDEEPVFAAPRSSYTDRSVNFGSRIVFEGDYMFFTVGEHGATGQAQDLALPNGKVHRTWHDGRVPPDNPFVHTPGAYPSIWSYGHRNPQGLARNPADGGLWSTEHGPRGGDELNYVRRGANYGWPVITYGVNYDGTPVSPLTAKEGMEQPVKYWTPSIAVSPIHFYTGDAFPMWKGNLFLGSLAQQELHRYEIRGDKIVHEELVFKNLGRIRDIATGPAGELYISLELPRVPGRIVRLLPAE, from the coding sequence ATGATTCAACCGACCATGACGATCCCGCCAGCCCGGCGCCGCCTCCTCGCGTCCGTTATCGCCCTGCCTTTTCTGTTTTTTTGCGCCGCCCTGTTGCCCGCAGTCCGGGCCGATGCCACGCCGCCGGACACGATTCCCCCCTTCACCCTTTCCAAAGGCCGCGACGTTACCCGGCTCTACGCGCAGCTCTGCGCCAACTGTCACGGCGAGGACCTCCGGGGCAACAAGACCGATTCCCTCCTCGATGATCACTGGAAATACGTGGACGGCAGCGACGACGCCGCGATCGCCGCCGTCATCCGCGACGGGCTGCCCCGCTCCGGCATGCCGGGTTTCGCGGCCACGCTCAACGAGGCCGAGGTTCTCGGCCTCGTCGTGCTCATCCGCGAGACGGCCCGCCGCTCCGTCGATCCCGTGCCGCAGCGGGCGTCCGCCCTCCCGGAGGGCGTGCAGCACAGCGAGCGTCACGCGTGGCGCTTCGAATCCGTCGCCGAGGGCCGCGACGTCCCGTGGGGCATCGCCTTCCTGCCCGACGGACGCCTGCTCTTCACCGAGCGCACCGGCAAGCTCTACCAGCTCCCGCCCGGAGCCACCGCCGCCACCGCCAGTCCCGTGGAAATCACCGGCATCCCGCGCGTCTGGGTGCGCGACGAAGGCGGACTCATGGCCGTGGTCCCGCATCCCGATTATGCGCACAACGGCTGGATCTACCTCACCCTGAGCGACCCCGGCGACAACGACACCGGCATGACCAAAATCGTGCGCGGCCGCATCCGCGACGGACGCTGGACGGACGAGGAACCCGTCTTCGCCGCGCCCCGCTCCAGCTACACCGACCGCAGCGTGAATTTCGGCAGCCGCATCGTCTTCGAGGGAGACTACATGTTCTTTACCGTGGGCGAGCACGGCGCGACCGGGCAGGCCCAGGACCTCGCGCTTCCCAACGGCAAAGTGCACCGGACCTGGCACGACGGCCGCGTGCCGCCCGACAATCCTTTCGTGCACACACCCGGAGCCTACCCCTCCATCTGGAGCTACGGACACCGCAACCCGCAGGGCCTCGCCCGCAATCCGGCCGACGGCGGCCTCTGGTCCACCGAGCACGGCCCGCGCGGCGGCGACGAACTCAACTACGTCCGCCGCGGAGCCAACTACGGCTGGCCTGTCATCACCTATGGAGTCAATTACGACGGCACGCCCGTTTCCCCGCTCACCGCGAAGGAGGGCATGGAGCAGCCTGTGAAATACTGGACGCCCTCCATCGCCGTGAGCCCGATCCACTTCTACACCGGCGACGCCTTCCCGATGTGGAAAGGCAACCTCTTCCTCGGCTCGCTCGCGCAGCAGGAACTCCACCGGTACGAAATCCGGGGT